The Pseudomonas sp. R4-35-07 nucleotide sequence TGGGTTACGAATTCGGGTTCGGAGCGGAGACTCTGAACTCTCGGCTTCGAGGTCTGGACTCACCCTTCGAATCCTGCCTGTTACTTGATTATCTGGATATGAGAAATGAGCCGCTTCTGAAAAGGAAAGTGCTCGACTCACTAATGCTCGCCGCAACGCTATGTGCCATCGGTGTGGATGAGACGACACTCAAACGCGCTTCGATCCTAAGACGCGTCATGAATGATCTGTTTTACCTGACTTATTTGTGTCAATTGGAGCCGCAGTCAATCCTGGCGATTGGGAGGGAATACCTTCACCTCAAGGGTATGGTCGAAAGGCATTTTATACGAACCTTTGCCATCTTTGAGAGACGAGTCGGAATAAAAATCAACCGGGCTCGACAGTACATCGACTATACGACGATGCACGATAAATCTTGGGACCGTGCACGCCGACATTGTGTGGAACGAATAGGCATTCCCACCGTTTATTTCGAGAAAATATTCGAACCGCAACTAAGTTTGATCAGGCCAATTGATGAAATGCAAAAACAATAATCATAGGAAGTGAGTCATGAAAATTATCATCTTTTTACTGACACTGGTTCTCGCCGTCATTTCTATATTTGTAATTGCTCACGGTGGCCGTACCGATAAGCAGGGCTACCACAATGACAAGAAGACTGGGGCACTACACTGCCACTGAGCTCCATGGCCCTTCGCTCAGAGGGGCCTGGTAGGAGGAGGTCCGTATGGGGCTTAAGAAACCGAATCACCAGCTACGGCGTGACTTGAAAGATTGCAGCGGTAAGAAGAAGTTGGAAGAGTTCTCCAACAAAGCGGTGGAAAACCTGGCGATCGACGGCTGTGGTCACCTGACTTACCTGGCGCCGCCCCGGATCAACCTGGCGCTAATGGAAGAGCGCTCTGGCCAGATGTGAAATTCCGTGCGACGCGTGAGCACCATTGATTTAGGCCTCTGATTTTTAGCAACTAACTGAAAGCCCTAAAGATTTTATCTTTAGGGCTTTTTTGTGGCTTCGTAAACGGCTAAGAGTCAACTGTGAAGTTTGACAGTAGATTTTTATGGTGTTCAGCCGTTATATAGGCAGGGAGGTCGTGAGGCCTACCGTCAGTGCTTATAAGCAGAAGTTAAATAGCATGTTCTTGGTTCGGGATTTGGTACAGAACTTTATATCAGGCTACCCAGCATGGAGATTGGATCATGGTCAGTCATGAGGAAAAACAGGTACAGAATGCTACCGGGCATTTTGAATATCGTTTTGAAGGCGGGGGGCTTGTAACCCCGCAGTATAAGTACGTATATCTTCAAGAGGGGCCGCAACCGATTCCACCGATTTTTAAAGGTCGGGATACTCAAAATAGTATTCGTGAAACGGGCCTTACCTTCATATTCAACTCGTATGATTTTTGGGGTGTCAATGTTCCTGTCGGTCAGGGATTCACTGTGCAGCATTGGGCAGCAGGGAGCAGTACTGAAGTTAAGTCTGGTTTTGTTACTGGAATGATAAATCCTTCAGGTAAAGCCGGATTTTTTAAGTTTGAGCTCAATGTGGATGTTCAGGGTTCGACGAAACGCGTCGAAGGGTTCTTTATACTGAAGCAAAACGTTGCTGCATTATAGTCTTGAAAGGCTCTCTCGCCTGGCTCCAGCATTGGGCATCAGGTGATAATGGAAGGTGAGCATCATTAAGATCTTAGCAGTTGAGAGAAGGGCGAAGCTGTAATGGCTTCGCCTTTTTTGTTGGCGTCTTAAATGCAATTAACTGTGGGAAGGGGCTTGCCCCTTCCCACATTTTGATCTCTATAAGGCTGGGAATTGGCGAAACCCCTGCATCGGGTCTAGCTTTCACACACTGAATGTGAAGGAGACCACCGTGCGCAATGTTCGATACGCTATTTGTCTGATGCTACTGGCAGGCCCAGCGCTGACAGCCCTACCGGCACTGGCCGGCGATGGCACCCCCCAGTGGAAAGACACAGGACCCGTCACCAAGAAAAAGGCCAACGAGGTCAACTCGGGCAGCTGGAAACCGCAGCCCCAGCCCACAGATGTCAAAGATCCGGAAAACCCCATCAATGAGGGGGAAGACAGTGTGACCTTCGACGACGGCGAAACTTGATTCCCTCTCAGGGTCACAGCGATTCCTGGCATGGCATGCAAAAGGGCGAAGCTGTCATGGCTTCGCCCTTTATTGCGTTTAGGAAATGACGGTGAGTTACGGTAGGTTTTGCCCCACTCGCAACAGTTTCAATGCCAATTGGGTGCCCGCCTGGATGTATTCAACTTGTGCATACATCGCATCTTTTACATAGGCTTCCCCCAAGTCTGTAACTTCCTGCAATGCAGCATACTCGGCACTCAGGTACAGCAAATGCATGGAGATATCCATCGAGTTCTGAAACGATTTAAGCGTGTTATTTGGCCCTAATTCGTCAATGACCTTCTGCCAGCGAAGGTCGGCTTCGGCTTGGAGTGTCTTGTATTCGGCCAATGAAACCTCATCATCGGCATAGATGTCGTTAAGAAGGGTTTCCAGGGATTTGGAGATAGAAAGCTTTTCGCGGATTACAGTCATGAGATAGCCCGTTTGTTAATGAGGAGAGGCGGGCATTCTCAGTCAGGCTTTATGGAATTAGAAGCGCGTTATCGTCGTTTTTTAGTTGCTGTTACATATTTAAGAAGTTTTCTTTTTGGCTTGAAGTTAGAGCGTGGAAGTCGTGTGGGAAGTTTGTAATTGTTTGGGTGGAAAACTGCCGCGACGATTCGGACGAAGGCGACAGCCAGACAGAGGCCGTGCGCAAAAAGAAGCCCCTCCCGCCCGGCTGATGCGCAACCTGACGGGAAGGGCCGTAGAACTCAGACTTTGATCGTTCCCACGCTCCGCGTGGGAATGCATCCCTGACGCTCTGCGTCACCTCAACGGCGGGACGCGGAGCGTCCTAGGCGGCATTCCCACGCGCAGCGTGGGAACGATCGTCAGGCCACGAACTGCTCCGCATAGTGGCAAGCCACCTGGCGATTATCCAACGGCCGCAACAGCGGCTCCTCGGTGCTGCAGCGTGCCGTCGCGTACGGGCAGCGCTTGTGAAAGGCGCAACCCGACGGCGGGTTCAGCGGGTTGGGCAGCTCGCCGACGATCTTGATCTTTGGCTTGTTCGGGTCCGGGTGGATGGTCGGCGTGGCCGACAGCAGCGCCTGGGTGTACGGGTGCAGGGGGCGGGCGTAGATGTCTTCCTTGGGGCCCACTTCCACCGGGCGGCCGAGGTACATCACCATCACGTCATCGGCAACGTGCTGCACCACGGCCAGGTTGTGGGAGATGAACACGTAGGCCGTGTTGAATTCCTGCTGCAGGTCCATGAACAGGTTGAGTACCTGGGCCTGGATCGACACGTCCAGTGCCGAGGTCGGTTCATCCGCCACCAGCACTTTGGGTTGCAGCATCATCGCCCGGGCCAGGGCGATACGCTGGCGCTGGCCACCGGAGAACATGTGCGGGTAGCGCTGATAATGCTCAGGGCGCAGGCCCACTTGCTTCATCATCGCCTGCACTTTCTCGCGGCGTTCGGCGGCGGACAGGTTGGTGTTGATCAGCAGCGGCTCGCCGAGCTGATCACCGACTTTCTGCCGTGGGTTCAACGACGCGTACGGGCTCTGGAACACCATCTGCACGTCTTTGCGCAATTGCTTGCGCTGGGCCTTGTCGGCGCCGGCCACTTCCTGGCCGGCGATTTTAAGGGAGCCGGATGACGGCTCTTCGATCAGCGTGAGGGCGCGGGCCAGGGTGGATTTGCCGCAACCTGATTCGCCTACGACGGCGAGGGTCTTGCCGGCTTCCAGTTCGAAAGACACGCCATTGAGGGCACGCACCGTAGCGTGGCCCTTGAACAGGCCACGGGACACTTCGTAGTGACGGGTCAGGTCGCGGGCGGTAAGAACGACGGCCATTACGCCACCTCCTGGTTCAAGGGGTAGAAGCAGCGCGCAAGGCTGTTGGTTTTCGGGTCGAGCGCAGGGCGCTCGGTACGGCAGTTCTCACGCACATACGGGCAGCGCGGCGATAGCAGGCAACCTTGCGGGCGGTCGTAACGGCCGGGCACGATACCCGGCAGCGTGGCCAGGCGTGTGGCGCCCAGGCTGTGCTCGGGGATCGCCTTGAGCAGCGCTTCGCTGTAAGGGTGCGCTGGAATGTCGAACAGTTGCGGGACCTGGCCGACTTCAACGGCCTGGCCGGCATACATCACGCACACGCGCTGGGCGGTTTCAGCCACCACCGCGAGGTCGTGAGTGATCAGCACCAGGCCCATGTTCTGCTCTTTTTGCAGGGCCAGCAGCAGGTCCATGATCTGCGCTTGAATCGTGACGTCCAACGCGGTGGTCGGTTCGTCGGCGATCAGCAGTTTCGGCTCGCCGGCAATCGCCATGGCGATTGCCACGCGCTGGCTCATACCGCCGGAGAGTTGGTGCGGGTAGGCATCCATACGGCTGGAAGCGCCAGGGATTTCCACTTTTTCCAAGAGTTCGATGGCGCGCTTGCGCGCTTGCTTGCCGGACATTTTCAGGTGCAGGCGCAGCACTTCTTCAATCTGGAACCCCACGGTGTAGCTGGGGTTCAGCGCGGTCATCGGGTCCTGGAACACCATCGCCAGGTCTTTGCCGACGATCTGGCGGCGCTGACGGTTGCTCAGCTTGAGCATGTCCTTGCCGTCGAAGTTCAGGGCATCGGCGGTGACGATGCCGGGGTGCTCAATCAGGCCCATCAGCGCCATCATGGTCACGGATTTACCCGAGCCCGACTCGCCAACGATTGCCAGGACTTCGCCTTTGTCGACGGTAATGTCGAGGCCATCGACCACTGGCACGGCGGTCTCGTCGCCGAAGCGAACGTTGAGATTCTTGATTTCTAACAGTGACATGGGAATCTCCTCAGGCGGCGTTCTTGAGTTTCGGGTCCAGCGCGTCGCGCAGGCCGTCACCCATCAAGTTGATTGCCAGCACGCTGAGCAAAATGGTCAAGCCCGGCAAGCTCACGACCCACCAAGCGCGTTCGATATAGTCGCGGGCCGATGCCAGCATGGTGCCCCACTCCGGCGTTGGCGGTTGTACGCCAAGGCCGAGGAAGCCCAGGGCGGCGGCATCGAGGATCGCCGACGAGAAACTCAAGGTGGCCTGCACGATCAGCGGCGCCATGCAGTTGGGCAGCACGGTGATGAACATCAGGCGTGGCAGGCCGGCACCGGCCAGGCGCGCGGCGGTCACGTAGTCGCGGTTCAGTTCGCCCATCACCGCAGCGCGGGTCAGGCGCACGTAGGACGGCAGCGACACAATGGCGATGGCGATCACGGTGTTGATCAGGCCAGGGCCGAGGATGGCGACAATCGCCACGGCCAGCAGCAGCGACGGCAGGGCCAGCATGATGTCCATCAAGCGCATGATGGTCGGGCCCAGCAGGCGCGGGAAGAACCCGGCGAACAGGCCAAGCAGGATGCCCGGGATCAGCGACATCACCACGGAGGACAAACCGATCAACAGCGACAGGCGCGAACCCTGGATCAGGCGCGAGAGCAAATCCCGGCCCAGTTCGTCGGTGCCCAACAGGAACTGGATCTGCCCGCCTTCCAGCCATGACGGCGGAGTGAGCAGGAAGTCGCGGTATTGCTCGCTCGGGTTATGCGGTGCAACCCACGGCGCGAAGATCGCGCAGAACACGATCAGCAACATGAACAGCAGGCCGGCAACCGCGCCTTTGTTCTTGGAAAAGGCTTGCCAGAATTCTTTGTACGGAGACGGGTACAGCAGGCTCTGATCGACTGCTGACACTGGAGTAGAGGTAGTCATGGTCATGATCTCAGCGCTGGTGACGGATGCGTGGGTTGGCGAAGCCGTAGAGGATGTCCACCACGAAGTTCACCAGGATCACCAGGCAGGCGATCAACAGAATGCCGTTTTGCACCACCGGGTAGTCCCGCGCGCCAATGGCTTCGATCAGCCATTTGCCGATGCCGGGCCACGAGAAGATGGTTTCGGTCAGTACCGCACCGGCCAGCAACGTGCCGACTTGCAGGCCGACCACGGTCAATACCGGGATCAGCGCGTTGCGCAGGCCGTGTACGAACACCACGCGCGCCGGCGACAGGCCCTTGGCCTTGGCGGTACGGATGTAGTCTTCGCGCAGCACTTCGAGCATCGACGAACGGGTCATCCGCGCAATCACCGCCAGCGGGATGGTGCCCAGCACGATGGCTGGCAGGATCAGGTGGTGCAGGGCGTCCCAGAACGCGTCCGGCTCGTCGGCCAGCAGGGTGTCGATGAGCATGAAGCCGGTGCGCGGCTCGATGTCGTAGAGCAGGTCGATACGCCCGGAAACCGGGGTCCAGCCCAGGCTTACCGAGAAGAACATGATCAGGATCAGGCCCCACCAGAAGATCGGCATCGAATATCCCGCCAGGGAGATGCCCATCACCCCATGGTCGAACAGGGACCCTCGTTTCAAGGCCGCGATCACCCCGGCCAACAGGCCCAGGATACCGGCGAACAGCAGGGCGGCGATGGACAGTTCCAGGGTCGCCGGAAAGAGTGCGGTGAACTCGGTCCACACGCTGGTGCGGGTACGCAGCGATTCGCCAAGGTCGCCTTGGGCGAGCTTGCCGACGTAATCCAGGTATTGCGCATACAACGGCTTGTTAAGGCCAAGGCGCTCCATTGCCTGGGCATGCATTTCGGGGTCAACCCGCCGCTCGCCCATCATGACTTCTACGGGGTCGCCTGGAATCATGCGAATCAACGCAAAGGTCAGCAACGTGATGCCGAAGAACGTGGGGATCAATAACCCCAGTCGGCGGGCAATAAAACTAAACATCTTGGTGTGTACCTCAATCAGCCGGTTAGGCAGGTTCGGCGCCGTCAGGGTCGACGGCGCCGAGCGTTTTTCTTATTTACTTCACCTGGGTGGTGGCGAAGTTATTGGTCCCCAGAGGGCTTTGGGTGAAGCCTTCTACGTTCTTGCGCATGGCGGTGAACAGTTTCGGATAAGCCATGGGAAGCCATGGTTGGTCCTTGTCGAAAACGTCCTGGGCTTGTTCATAGAGTGCGGCGCGCTGGGCGGGTTCAGCGGTGGCGCGCGCTTTGTCGATCAAGTCCTGAAACTCTTTGTTACACCAGCGCGCGTAGTTTTCGCCGTTTTTCGCTGCATCGCAACTCAGGTTTGGCGTAAGGAAGTTGTCAGGGTCGCCGTTATCACCGACCCAGCCAGCCGATACCATGTCGTGCTCGCCGTTTTTAGCGCGCTTGAGCATCTCGCCCCATTCCATGACTTTGATATTCACCTTCAGGCCGATCTGCGCCAGATCCGCCTGCATGCGCTGGGCGCCGAGCATCGGGTTGGGGTTGGTCGGGCCGCCGCCGTTACGGGTGAACAGGCTGAACTCGGTGCCTTCCGGCACGCCGGCTTCCTTGAGCAGGGCGCGGGCCTTGTCCAGATCGCGAGGCGGGTTCTTCAGTTTGTCGCTGAAACCCAGCAAGGTCGGCGGATAAGGACCAGTCCCCACCACCGCATTGCCTTTGCCGAACAGCGCTTCGGTGTAGCCGGCCTTGTCGAACGCGATATTGATCGCGTGACGCACCCGCGCATCGCTCATGTATTTGTGGGTCGTGTTCAAGGCGGTGTAACTGGTGGTCATCGCCGCCAGCTCATCGACTTTCAGGTTTGGGTCTTTCTTGATGCTTGGAATGTCATCCGGCTTGGGGAACAGTGCGATCTGACATTCGTTGGCCTTGAGCTTCTGCAGGCGCACGTTGTTATCGGTGCTGATCGCCAAGATCAGCGGGTCGACTGCCGGTTTGCCACGGAAGTAGTCGGGGTTGGCCTTGAAGCGCGCCTGGGCGTCCTTCTGATACCGGGTGAAGATGAACGGGCCAGTGCCGATAGGCTTGGCGTTGAGGTCTTCGGTCTTGCCGGATTTGAGCAACTGGTCGGCGTATTCCTTCGAATGGATTGAAGAGAATGCCATGCCCAGGTCGGCCAGGAAGGGTGCTTCAGGACGCGTCAGGGTAAAGACAACGGTGTAGTCGTCGGTCTTCTCTACGCTCTTGAGCAGTTCCTTGAAGCCCATGCTTTCGAAATACGGATAGCCCACGAGGGACTTTTTATGCCAAGGGTGATTCGGGTCCAGCTGACGCTGGAAACTCCAAAGCACGTCGTCGGCGTTCAGGTTGCGCGTGGGTTTGAAATAGTCGGTGGTGTGGAACTTGATGTCGTCACGCAGGTGAAAGGTGTAGGTCAGGCCATCGGCGCTGATCTCGGGTAGGTCTTTGGCCAGCGCGGGAACGACTTCGGTGGTGCCGGGCTTGAAATCCACCAGGCGGTTGAACATGGTTTCCGCAGCGGCGTCAGCGGTCACGGCGGTGGTATACAGGACCGGGTCAAAACCTTCCGGGCTGGCTTCGGTGCAGACCACCAGCGGTTTGGCCGATACGCCGATCGCCACGCTCAGCAGCGCAGCGGCCATGGCAGCTTGTAACGGGAGCATTTTCATTCAGAGCCCTCTGCAATCGATGGAGCCAGAAAAGCGTAGGCGGCGGGCTCGTCCTGAGCCCACCGCCTGCCTGGCGCTAATTAAAGAATGTTGAACGGAATGGTGGTGACCAGACGGAACTCTTTGATGCTGCCGTCGGACTGGAACTCGCTGCCACGGTGCTCAACATAGGTTGCGCGCACGGTAGTGGCTTTGAGTGGGCCGCTCTGCAGGGCATAAGAGGCGCCTACACCGTATTCCTGGTGCTTCTCGCCGTCCTGGGACTGAATGCCGTCGTAGGCGAACTTGGCCCGGCCGTTGTTGCCGGTGTAGTGGGTGCCGTCGATGTCCCAGCCGCGCGCCGAGTAGGCGTTGAACTTCAGGCCTGGCACGCCGTATTCGGCCATGTTGATGGCGTAGGCGATCTGGAAGGACTTCTCGTTCGGGCCGTTGAAGTCCGAGGTCAGGGAGTTGGCCAGGTAGATGCCGTTGGTTTCGTGCAGGTAGTCGAAGTACTCGTTACCGTTCACTTGCTGGTAAGCGAAGGTCAGGCTGTGTGCCTGGTGAGTCAGTCCCAGGGACAGGGAGAAAGTATCGTTGTCGATTTCCCCCATCTCTTTTTTGCCTTCATCGACCGTCTTGTAGTAGTTGAAACCGGTGGTCAGGCCCAGTTCCTTGGCGTCGCCCAATTCGTGGGTAGCGCCGAAGTAGTACTGGTTCCAGAAGTCCTTCACGTTGGCGGCGAAGAAGCTGGTCTTCAGGCTTTTCAGCGGCTGGTAGTTCACACCCAGGGTGGAGACTTTGTCGGTTTCTACGCCATTGCCGTATTCGCTGCGGAATTTCGACAGGCTCTGTTCGGTACGCGGTGACACGCGATCGAAAACACCGCCCTGGAACGACAGGTTGCTGAACTCTTCGCTGTTGAAGCTCACACCCTGGAAGCTGGAAGGCAGCGCACGGTTGCCGATGGTATCGACGATGCCGCTGCTGAAGTTCTGGCGACCGGCGGTCAAGGTGGTGTTGGACAC carries:
- a CDS encoding OprD family outer membrane porin, coding for MKLSSKALLALAISSITATAYAETQSQDFVPTTLAGTSAQSEAKGFIEDFSLGGTTRNWYSHESKYRGGTFAYQKHGETRTDRNRTNWVQGTILNASSGFTQGTVGVKTEVAVYNALVLDRSKRDIKGGSNRTLADSNGDAVDQWSKLGLANVQFRVSNTTLTAGRQNFSSGIVDTIGNRALPSSFQGVSFNSEEFSNLSFQGGVFDRVSPRTEQSLSKFRSEYGNGVETDKVSTLGVNYQPLKSLKTSFFAANVKDFWNQYYFGATHELGDAKELGLTTGFNYYKTVDEGKKEMGEIDNDTFSLSLGLTHQAHSLTFAYQQVNGNEYFDYLHETNGIYLANSLTSDFNGPNEKSFQIAYAINMAEYGVPGLKFNAYSARGWDIDGTHYTGNNGRAKFAYDGIQSQDGEKHQEYGVGASYALQSGPLKATTVRATYVEHRGSEFQSDGSIKEFRLVTTIPFNIL
- a CDS encoding ABC transporter permease subunit, with the translated sequence MFSFIARRLGLLIPTFFGITLLTFALIRMIPGDPVEVMMGERRVDPEMHAQAMERLGLNKPLYAQYLDYVGKLAQGDLGESLRTRTSVWTEFTALFPATLELSIAALLFAGILGLLAGVIAALKRGSLFDHGVMGISLAGYSMPIFWWGLILIMFFSVSLGWTPVSGRIDLLYDIEPRTGFMLIDTLLADEPDAFWDALHHLILPAIVLGTIPLAVIARMTRSSMLEVLREDYIRTAKAKGLSPARVVFVHGLRNALIPVLTVVGLQVGTLLAGAVLTETIFSWPGIGKWLIEAIGARDYPVVQNGILLIACLVILVNFVVDILYGFANPRIRHQR
- a CDS encoding peptide ABC transporter ATP-binding protein, with amino-acid sequence MAVVLTARDLTRHYEVSRGLFKGHATVRALNGVSFELEAGKTLAVVGESGCGKSTLARALTLIEEPSSGSLKIAGQEVAGADKAQRKQLRKDVQMVFQSPYASLNPRQKVGDQLGEPLLINTNLSAAERREKVQAMMKQVGLRPEHYQRYPHMFSGGQRQRIALARAMMLQPKVLVADEPTSALDVSIQAQVLNLFMDLQQEFNTAYVFISHNLAVVQHVADDVMVMYLGRPVEVGPKEDIYARPLHPYTQALLSATPTIHPDPNKPKIKIVGELPNPLNPPSGCAFHKRCPYATARCSTEEPLLRPLDNRQVACHYAEQFVA
- a CDS encoding ABC transporter permease subunit, with amino-acid sequence MTTSTPVSAVDQSLLYPSPYKEFWQAFSKNKGAVAGLLFMLLIVFCAIFAPWVAPHNPSEQYRDFLLTPPSWLEGGQIQFLLGTDELGRDLLSRLIQGSRLSLLIGLSSVVMSLIPGILLGLFAGFFPRLLGPTIMRLMDIMLALPSLLLAVAIVAILGPGLINTVIAIAIVSLPSYVRLTRAAVMGELNRDYVTAARLAGAGLPRLMFITVLPNCMAPLIVQATLSFSSAILDAAALGFLGLGVQPPTPEWGTMLASARDYIERAWWVVSLPGLTILLSVLAINLMGDGLRDALDPKLKNAA
- a CDS encoding ABC transporter substrate-binding protein, with amino-acid sequence MKMLPLQAAMAAALLSVAIGVSAKPLVVCTEASPEGFDPVLYTTAVTADAAAETMFNRLVDFKPGTTEVVPALAKDLPEISADGLTYTFHLRDDIKFHTTDYFKPTRNLNADDVLWSFQRQLDPNHPWHKKSLVGYPYFESMGFKELLKSVEKTDDYTVVFTLTRPEAPFLADLGMAFSSIHSKEYADQLLKSGKTEDLNAKPIGTGPFIFTRYQKDAQARFKANPDYFRGKPAVDPLILAISTDNNVRLQKLKANECQIALFPKPDDIPSIKKDPNLKVDELAAMTTSYTALNTTHKYMSDARVRHAINIAFDKAGYTEALFGKGNAVVGTGPYPPTLLGFSDKLKNPPRDLDKARALLKEAGVPEGTEFSLFTRNGGGPTNPNPMLGAQRMQADLAQIGLKVNIKVMEWGEMLKRAKNGEHDMVSAGWVGDNGDPDNFLTPNLSCDAAKNGENYARWCNKEFQDLIDKARATAEPAQRAALYEQAQDVFDKDQPWLPMAYPKLFTAMRKNVEGFTQSPLGTNNFATTQVK
- a CDS encoding YHYH domain-containing protein, whose product is MKIIIFLLTLVLAVISIFVIAHGGRTDKQGYHNDKKTGALHCH
- a CDS encoding ABC transporter ATP-binding protein gives rise to the protein MSLLEIKNLNVRFGDETAVPVVDGLDITVDKGEVLAIVGESGSGKSVTMMALMGLIEHPGIVTADALNFDGKDMLKLSNRQRRQIVGKDLAMVFQDPMTALNPSYTVGFQIEEVLRLHLKMSGKQARKRAIELLEKVEIPGASSRMDAYPHQLSGGMSQRVAIAMAIAGEPKLLIADEPTTALDVTIQAQIMDLLLALQKEQNMGLVLITHDLAVVAETAQRVCVMYAGQAVEVGQVPQLFDIPAHPYSEALLKAIPEHSLGATRLATLPGIVPGRYDRPQGCLLSPRCPYVRENCRTERPALDPKTNSLARCFYPLNQEVA